The following coding sequences lie in one Arachis ipaensis cultivar K30076 chromosome B05, Araip1.1, whole genome shotgun sequence genomic window:
- the LOC107644098 gene encoding U-box domain-containing protein 21-like has translation MVLGWSRRRKNNNHKANGKPSMELVIPNHFRCPISLDLMKDPVTLSTGITYDRESVERWFDDGNFKCPVTNQIVKNFDMIPNHSLRMMIQDWCVENRQHGVERIPTPRIPISPTDVSDLLLQLKESSLRLEQFTCLELIQKMERWGAESERNKRIIVDNGAPAALASAFDSFAGDSVERNVGVLDEILSALKWMFPLQLEAQKSLGSIASLSCMVWFLKHQDLPGKEKSIVALKELLSFGDSNNVEALSKIEGVNELLVELVNKRISQTITKNSLRVIWYMVSSSKSECGEKMKISFVELGFVNTLLGVLIDSEKSICEKALAIFDCLCSSEKGRESALGNDLTIPVLVKKVLRISSLSTDYSVSAIWKMCKFGERGDEEGKVLVEALQVGAFQKLLLVLQVGCGDSTKEKATELLKLMNPYRAELECIDSDFKNLKRSF, from the exons ATGGTGCTAGGTTGGAGTAGAAGGAGGAAGAACAACAATCACAAGGCTAATGGAAAACCAAGCATGGAGCTAGTGATTCCAAACCATTTCAGGTGCCCAATTTCCTTAGACCTAATGAAAGATCCTGTGACATTATCAACCGGCATAACATACGACAGAGAAAGCGTTGAAAGATGGTTTGATGATGGGAATTTCAAGTGCCCTGTCACAAACCAGATTGTGAAGAACTTTGACATGATCCCAAACCATTCTCTGAGGATGATGATCCAAGATTGGTGTGTGGAGAATAGGCAGCATGGTGTTGAGAGGATCCCAACACCAAGGATCCCAATTAGCCCAACCGATGTCTCTGATCTTCTTCTGCAACTTAAGGAATCTTCACTGCGCTTGGAACAGTTTACTTGCCTTGAATTGATTCAGAAGATGGAGAGATGGGGTGCCGAGAGTGAAAGGAACAAGAGGATTATAGTTGATAATGGAGCACCAGCTGCATTGGCATCAGCATTTGATTCATTTGCAG GTGATTCGGTTGAGAGAAATGTGGGTGTTCTTGATGAGATCCTTTCAGCACTGAAATGGATGTTCCCACTTCAATTGGAGGCTCAGAAATCATTGGGGTCCATTGCATCATTGAGCTGTATGGTTTGGTTCTTGAAGCACCAAGACCTCCCTGGAAAAGAAAAATCCATTGTTGCATTGAAGGAGCTTCTCTCCTTTGGTGACAGTAATAATGTTGAGGCACTTTCAAAGATTGAAGGGGTCAACgaactcttggtggaattggtcAACAAGAGAATTAGTCAAACAATAACAAAGAACTCACTGAGGGTGATCTGGTACATGGTTTCATCATCAAAATCTGAAtgtggtgagaagatgaagatttCATTTGTGGAGTTGGGTTTTGTGAATACCCTTTTGGGAGTCCTAATTGATTCAGAAAAGAGCATTTGTGAGAAGGCTTTGGCAATCTTTGATTGTCTTTGTAGCAGTGAGAAAGGGAGAGAAAGTGCTCTTGGGAATGATCTAACTATTCCTGTTTTGGTGAAGAAGGTTCTGAGGATTTCTTCACTCAGCACTGATTACTCTGTGTCTGCAATATGGAAGATGTGCAAATTTGGAGAAAGAGGTGATGAAGAAGGGAAGGTTCTTGTTGAGGCTCTTCAAGTTGGTGCATTCCAGAAGCTTCTCTTGGTTTTGCAGGTTGGTTGTGGTGATTCCACAAAGGAAAAAGCCACTGAGCTTCTCAAGTTGATGAATCCTTATAGGGCTGAATTGGAATGCATTGACTCTGATTTCAAGAATCTTAAGAGATCCTTCTAA